The Natrinema salaciae genome includes a window with the following:
- a CDS encoding AI-2E family transporter, which yields MPDRPEPPAWIVEQPGLTAVALLSGILALFVLLPYLQYVLFGIVLAYIMLPVQRRLERYVRPTFAAIAVVVATLVVVLIPLVYILSVAIGQSLRVIRSIRRGEVDIETIEDVLETNGYAVDLVDLYESNQGRIATAIQEVTSGAIDILGSLPNLFIGLTVTLFVLFALLRDGEELVEWFQWVLPIDDEVLMELRTGLDRLMWASVVGNVAVAGIQAVLLGVGLAIAGVPAVVFLTVATFVLTLLPLVGAFGIWIPAAVYLVAIGRPTAGGAMAVYGLLVTFSDSYLRPALIGRTSAFNSATVVVGIFGGLVVFGAVGLFIGPVVLGGAKLTFDCFARVRTGDSPPGAAPEGEGTEGGTADPIDETGSAADADGDVDTDS from the coding sequence ATGCCAGATCGTCCCGAGCCGCCGGCCTGGATCGTCGAGCAGCCCGGGTTGACGGCGGTCGCACTACTGAGTGGGATTCTCGCACTGTTCGTTCTCTTGCCGTATCTCCAGTACGTCCTCTTCGGTATCGTCCTCGCCTACATTATGCTGCCCGTACAGCGACGCCTCGAGCGGTACGTGAGACCCACGTTCGCAGCGATCGCGGTGGTGGTTGCCACGTTAGTCGTCGTTTTGATCCCGCTCGTCTACATCCTCTCGGTCGCCATCGGACAGTCGCTTCGGGTCATCCGTTCCATTCGACGGGGCGAGGTCGACATCGAGACGATCGAGGACGTTCTCGAGACCAACGGCTACGCCGTCGATCTCGTCGATCTCTACGAATCGAATCAAGGCCGGATCGCGACCGCCATCCAGGAGGTCACGTCGGGCGCGATCGATATCCTCGGCAGCCTGCCGAATCTCTTCATCGGGTTGACCGTCACGCTGTTCGTCCTCTTTGCGCTGTTACGGGACGGGGAAGAGCTCGTCGAGTGGTTCCAGTGGGTGTTGCCGATCGACGACGAGGTCCTGATGGAACTGCGCACGGGGCTGGATCGGCTCATGTGGGCATCGGTCGTCGGCAACGTCGCCGTCGCAGGCATTCAGGCGGTACTGCTCGGCGTCGGGTTAGCAATCGCCGGCGTCCCCGCGGTCGTCTTCCTTACCGTCGCGACGTTCGTCCTGACGTTGCTCCCGCTCGTCGGTGCGTTCGGGATCTGGATCCCGGCAGCAGTCTACCTGGTCGCGATCGGACGGCCGACTGCCGGTGGGGCGATGGCCGTCTACGGACTCCTCGTCACGTTCTCGGATTCGTACCTTCGTCCCGCGCTGATCGGCCGGACCAGCGCGTTCAACTCCGCAACCGTCGTCGTCGGCATCTTCGGCGGACTGGTCGTCTTCGGAGCCGTCGGCCTGTTCATCGGTCCCGTCGTCCTCGGCGGCGCGAAACTCACGTTCGATTGCTTCGCTCGGGTACGGACCGGCGATTCCCCGCCCGGAGCCGCTCCCGAGGGCGAGGGGACGGAAGGCGGTACCGCGGACCCGATCGACGAAACCGGGTCGGCAGCCGATGCCGACGGAGACGTCGACACCGACTCGTGA
- a CDS encoding DUF2270 domain-containing protein → MVDDNDRAGRTGRGGRDGSPTGDDRDERAKRDGPLDRGDQEVGAAAAGDIDALLGVLPHFYRGEVSQANSAQDRIDRTTDWAITLLAALLSLVFSSRNMPAFLLLIGIFVLSIFLFYEVRRYRFYDHWRARVRFVQENVFANALEPVGVEHPAWREELSDDLRHPTFKVSTREALSRRIRRVYGLLFSVAVVGWVFKVTLFTPEQRWTEAAELPGVHGALVAGLLAVFFGTTIALGLWPSQREAKGEIHGQKPGEWKND, encoded by the coding sequence ATGGTCGACGACAACGACAGGGCCGGACGGACCGGCCGCGGAGGCCGAGACGGTTCACCGACCGGCGACGACCGGGACGAGCGAGCGAAGCGAGATGGGCCGCTCGACCGCGGCGATCAGGAGGTCGGAGCGGCGGCCGCCGGCGATATCGACGCCCTGCTCGGCGTGCTGCCCCACTTTTACCGCGGCGAGGTCAGCCAGGCCAACAGCGCGCAGGATCGGATCGACCGGACGACCGACTGGGCGATCACGCTGCTCGCTGCGCTGTTGTCCCTCGTCTTCTCGAGCCGCAATATGCCGGCGTTCCTGCTCCTGATCGGGATATTCGTTCTATCGATCTTCCTGTTTTACGAGGTCCGTCGGTACCGATTCTACGACCACTGGCGCGCCCGCGTCCGCTTCGTGCAGGAGAACGTGTTCGCGAACGCGTTAGAGCCCGTCGGCGTCGAACATCCCGCGTGGCGCGAAGAACTGAGCGACGACCTCCGGCACCCGACGTTCAAGGTGTCGACTCGAGAGGCGCTTTCTCGACGGATACGACGAGTCTATGGGCTGTTGTTTTCGGTGGCCGTGGTCGGCTGGGTATTCAAGGTCACGCTGTTCACACCCGAACAGCGCTGGACGGAAGCCGCGGAACTCCCCGGCGTTCACGGCGCGTTAGTGGCGGGCCTCCTCGCCGTCTTCTTCGGGACCACGATCGCTCTCGGCCTGTGGCCGAGCCAACGGGAGGCGAAAGGCGAGATCCACGGCCAGAAACCGGGGGAGTGGAAAAACGACTGA
- the gcvPA gene encoding aminomethyl-transferring glycine dehydrogenase subunit GcvPA encodes MHGSHATGSPYAPHTEADRTAMLEAIGSESVEALFDIPADIRFDGRFDIDARTERETRRLVRSILGRNDDLTELLGRGHYGYYVPSLVDHLADRSEFLTSYTQYQPEISQGFLQALFEYQSLLVELTGLEVANCSMYDAATALGEAATLADRVRDTTGHRVLVPDLLREERRSTLENYVAGTDLDVEAYPVDDGNVDLAGLEDAVDEDVVLLYAENPTVRGTIEEHLDAVGELADANDALFVLGSDPIALSLLERPADVGADVVVGDASVLGLPTSYGMGLGLFATREEYLRQVPGRLVGVSEDATDRRAYTLTLQTREQHIRRERATSNICTNQAWVALRTAIHAAALGPSGMVDLATRDVTRARELAARLDEIVGVKAPVHDRHHIREFVAHVDQPARAVAADLERLGFAVHVVGDHEIQVCVAGVPDERLDRFVEAVAEVAR; translated from the coding sequence ATGCACGGATCACACGCCACGGGGAGCCCCTACGCTCCCCACACGGAAGCAGACCGCACCGCCATGCTCGAGGCGATCGGGTCGGAGTCCGTCGAAGCTCTCTTCGACATTCCGGCCGACATCCGGTTCGACGGACGGTTCGACATCGACGCGCGAACGGAGCGGGAGACGCGGCGACTGGTTCGATCGATTCTCGGTCGCAACGACGACCTGACCGAACTACTCGGGCGCGGACACTACGGCTACTACGTGCCGTCGCTGGTCGATCACCTCGCGGATCGCTCGGAGTTTCTCACCTCGTACACGCAGTATCAACCCGAGATCTCCCAGGGGTTCCTGCAGGCCCTGTTCGAGTACCAGTCGCTGCTGGTCGAGCTAACGGGCCTCGAGGTCGCGAACTGTTCGATGTACGACGCCGCGACCGCGCTCGGCGAGGCGGCCACGCTGGCCGACCGCGTCCGCGATACCACGGGTCACCGCGTGCTCGTTCCCGACCTCCTGCGCGAGGAACGACGGAGTACCCTCGAGAACTACGTCGCCGGCACGGATCTCGACGTCGAGGCGTACCCCGTCGACGACGGAAACGTCGATCTCGCGGGACTCGAGGACGCCGTCGACGAGGACGTCGTGCTACTCTACGCGGAGAACCCGACCGTCCGCGGAACGATCGAGGAGCACCTCGACGCGGTCGGCGAGCTCGCCGACGCCAACGACGCGCTGTTCGTGCTCGGCTCCGACCCGATCGCGCTCTCCCTGCTCGAGCGGCCCGCCGACGTCGGCGCCGACGTCGTCGTCGGTGACGCGAGCGTCCTCGGGCTGCCGACGAGCTACGGGATGGGACTGGGCCTGTTCGCGACGCGGGAGGAGTACCTGCGGCAGGTCCCCGGCCGGCTGGTCGGGGTGAGCGAGGACGCGACCGACCGCCGGGCGTACACGCTCACCCTGCAGACCCGCGAACAGCACATCCGTCGGGAACGCGCGACGAGTAACATCTGTACGAATCAGGCGTGGGTCGCCCTCCGGACCGCGATCCACGCCGCCGCCCTCGGTCCGTCCGGGATGGTCGACCTCGCGACGCGCGACGTGACTCGAGCGCGCGAGCTCGCGGCTCGGCTCGACGAGATCGTCGGCGTCAAAGCGCCGGTCCACGACCGACACCACATCCGCGAGTTCGTCGCTCACGTCGACCAGCCCGCGCGGGCCGTCGCCGCGGACCTCGAGCGACTCGGCTTCGCGGTCCACGTCGTCGGCGATCACGAGATTCAGGTCTGCGTCGCCGGCGTCCCCGACGAGCGGCTCGATCGGTTCGTCGAAGCGGTCGCGGAGGTGGCGCGATGA
- the gcvPB gene encoding aminomethyl-transferring glycine dehydrogenase subunit GcvPB yields MSDDRPAGDASSRYDQARYVENGEYEPLLSEKDLTRVEVGGDGNASGGEDGSPLPDDLTRDSLELPALSEPELARHYTRLSQMIYGIDSGPYPLGSCTMKYNPKFTEDVAALPAAAVHPDRSEESVQGTLELLYRLQDYLGRIGGMDAVTLQPPAGAAGEFVGIRVAAAYHEHNGEGHRDEVIVPESAHGTNFATAALGGYDVVSLPSDDEGRVDLDALEAALSENTAALMLTNPNTLGLFERDIAEIAELVHEVGGLLYYDGANLNALLGRARPGDMGFDVMHYNVHKTFATPHGGGGPGAGPVGVVDDLAPFLPAPRIRKRDERSKTGEPIYERFDPERTIGKVHGFEGNWLVLVKTFAYIARLGDEGLADASASAVLNANYLAERIDYEVPYGPFHHEFVASAGEQDAADVAKRMLDYGVHPPTTKWPEIVPEALMTEPTEVESKTTLDRLAAAFNAVAGEDDAALETAPERTTARRIDQTSAARNPRLSWQALEDES; encoded by the coding sequence ATGAGCGACGACCGACCCGCGGGCGACGCGAGCTCGCGCTACGACCAGGCGAGATACGTCGAGAACGGGGAGTACGAACCCCTCCTCTCGGAGAAGGACCTGACGCGAGTCGAGGTCGGCGGCGACGGAAACGCGAGCGGCGGCGAGGACGGCTCGCCGCTCCCGGACGACCTGACGCGGGACTCGCTCGAGCTCCCGGCGCTCTCCGAACCCGAACTGGCGCGCCACTACACGCGGCTCTCCCAGATGATCTACGGGATCGACAGCGGTCCCTACCCGCTGGGGTCCTGTACCATGAAGTACAACCCAAAGTTCACCGAAGACGTGGCCGCGCTCCCGGCGGCGGCCGTCCATCCCGACCGCTCCGAGGAGTCCGTCCAGGGCACCCTCGAGCTCCTCTATCGGCTGCAGGACTACCTCGGCAGAATCGGCGGTATGGATGCGGTGACGCTCCAGCCGCCGGCCGGCGCGGCCGGCGAGTTCGTCGGTATCCGCGTCGCCGCGGCCTACCACGAACACAACGGCGAGGGCCACCGTGACGAGGTCATCGTCCCCGAGAGCGCCCACGGGACGAACTTCGCCACCGCCGCGCTCGGCGGCTACGACGTCGTTTCCCTGCCCAGCGACGACGAGGGCCGGGTCGATCTGGACGCACTCGAGGCGGCGCTCTCCGAGAACACGGCCGCGCTGATGCTGACGAATCCGAACACGCTCGGGCTGTTCGAGCGCGACATCGCGGAGATCGCCGAGCTGGTCCACGAGGTCGGCGGACTGCTCTACTACGACGGGGCGAACCTGAACGCGCTGCTCGGCCGCGCACGACCCGGGGACATGGGATTCGACGTGATGCACTACAACGTCCACAAGACGTTCGCGACGCCCCACGGCGGCGGCGGGCCGGGTGCGGGGCCGGTCGGCGTCGTCGACGACCTCGCGCCGTTCCTGCCCGCGCCGCGGATCCGGAAGCGCGACGAGCGATCGAAGACGGGTGAGCCGATTTACGAACGCTTCGACCCCGAACGGACCATCGGCAAGGTTCACGGGTTCGAGGGCAACTGGCTGGTGCTCGTCAAGACCTTCGCCTACATCGCCCGCCTCGGCGACGAGGGACTCGCGGACGCGAGCGCATCGGCAGTCCTCAACGCGAACTACCTCGCCGAGCGGATCGACTACGAGGTGCCGTACGGACCGTTCCACCACGAGTTCGTCGCCAGCGCCGGCGAGCAGGACGCGGCCGACGTCGCGAAACGAATGCTCGACTACGGTGTCCACCCGCCGACGACCAAGTGGCCCGAGATCGTCCCCGAGGCCCTGATGACCGAGCCGACCGAGGTCGAGAGCAAGACCACGCTCGATCGGCTCGCCGCCGCGTTCAACGCCGTCGCCGGCGAGGACGACGCGGCGCTCGAGACCGCGCCGGAACGGACCACCGCACGCCGGATCGATCAGACGAGCGCCGCGCGCAATCCGCGGTTGTCGTGGCAGGCGCTCGAGGACGAGTCCTGA
- a CDS encoding aldehyde dehydrogenase family protein: MASHSDSAEDRRNDVMERHREAADAVVPERTSLYIGGEFTEPAGGETFATIDPTTTQELASVARGREADVNRAVEAAWEAFETEWSEHSPGDRQRILTEIADVIEANADELARLETLDNGKPITEARIDVDSAAEQFRYFAGIVRENGGETMTEGSRYGQVISEPYGVVAQVIPWNFPLLMASWKLAPALAAGNCTVLKPAEQTPLSALRLAGLLDEVVPDGVVNVVTGFGEEAGDPLTRHPDVRKVAFTGSTAVGKQVMTNAAENVTDVTLELGGKSPVVVFSDVDVPKAVQLITAAIFYNTGECCEAGSRLFVHEDVADDVLDGLVNAIDEMEIGDPLREATDLGPKVSTEQVDRTLEYLEAAQDAGGRFLAGGDRPDDEVLSEGCYVEPTLIEGLEHDHAAVQEEIFGPVLEVFRWTDYETMMELANDVDYGLAGGVITDDVTQANRAARDIEAGYIWINSYHDLAPGLPFGGYKQSGIGRELSADTLDHYRQTKTINLSLG, translated from the coding sequence ATGGCCAGTCACTCAGACTCAGCCGAGGATCGCCGAAATGACGTAATGGAACGCCACCGCGAGGCGGCCGACGCAGTCGTCCCGGAACGGACGTCGCTGTATATCGGCGGCGAGTTCACCGAGCCGGCGGGCGGCGAAACGTTCGCAACGATCGATCCGACGACGACCCAGGAACTCGCGTCCGTCGCCCGCGGTCGCGAAGCTGACGTAAATCGTGCGGTCGAGGCCGCGTGGGAAGCGTTCGAGACGGAGTGGTCGGAGCACTCCCCTGGCGATCGTCAGCGGATCCTGACCGAAATCGCCGACGTGATCGAGGCCAACGCCGACGAACTCGCCCGGCTGGAGACGCTCGACAACGGCAAGCCGATCACGGAGGCGAGGATCGACGTCGACTCCGCCGCGGAACAGTTCCGCTACTTCGCCGGGATCGTCCGCGAAAACGGCGGCGAGACGATGACCGAGGGTTCGAGGTACGGACAGGTGATCTCTGAGCCGTACGGCGTCGTCGCACAAGTGATTCCGTGGAACTTCCCCCTGCTGATGGCGTCGTGGAAACTCGCACCCGCGCTTGCCGCCGGCAACTGTACGGTGTTGAAACCCGCCGAACAGACGCCGCTGTCCGCGCTTCGGTTGGCCGGGCTGCTCGACGAGGTCGTCCCGGACGGCGTCGTCAACGTCGTCACCGGCTTCGGCGAGGAGGCTGGCGACCCGCTGACTCGCCATCCCGACGTTCGAAAGGTGGCGTTCACCGGGTCGACCGCCGTCGGAAAGCAAGTCATGACGAACGCGGCCGAGAACGTCACCGACGTGACGCTCGAGCTCGGTGGCAAGAGCCCCGTGGTCGTCTTCTCCGATGTCGACGTCCCGAAAGCGGTCCAGTTGATTACGGCTGCGATCTTCTACAACACCGGCGAGTGCTGCGAGGCCGGCTCGCGGCTGTTCGTCCACGAGGACGTCGCCGACGACGTTCTCGACGGACTCGTCAATGCGATCGATGAGATGGAAATCGGGGACCCGCTCCGCGAGGCGACTGATCTCGGCCCGAAGGTTTCCACGGAGCAGGTCGATCGCACGCTCGAGTATCTCGAGGCGGCACAGGACGCCGGCGGTCGGTTCCTCGCCGGCGGCGACCGTCCCGACGACGAGGTCCTCTCCGAGGGCTGTTACGTCGAACCGACACTCATCGAGGGGCTCGAGCACGACCACGCCGCCGTTCAGGAGGAAATCTTCGGCCCGGTGCTCGAAGTGTTCCGATGGACCGACTACGAGACGATGATGGAACTGGCGAACGACGTCGACTACGGACTCGCCGGCGGCGTCATCACCGACGACGTTACGCAAGCGAACCGGGCCGCGAGGGATATCGAAGCAGGGTACATCTGGATAAACAGCTACCACGACCTCGCACCGGGGCTTCCGTTCGGCGGCTACAAACAGTCCGGGATCGGTCGGGAACTGAGCGCCGACACGCTGGATCACTATCGGCAGACGAAAACGATCAATCTCTCGCTCGGGTGA
- a CDS encoding DUF7838 family putative zinc beta-ribbon protein — translation MALELDHECPVCGGEKTFYRAASTTLHLGEKVKWHCPDCDYGFVRIGDNGTAVDSSTA, via the coding sequence ATGGCTCTGGAACTCGACCACGAGTGTCCCGTCTGCGGGGGCGAGAAGACGTTCTACCGCGCCGCGAGCACGACGCTCCACCTCGGCGAGAAAGTCAAGTGGCACTGCCCGGACTGCGACTACGGCTTCGTCCGCATCGGCGACAACGGCACCGCCGTCGACTCGAGTACCGCGTAA